A part of Aegilops tauschii subsp. strangulata cultivar AL8/78 chromosome 2, Aet v6.0, whole genome shotgun sequence genomic DNA contains:
- the LOC109786068 gene encoding uncharacterized protein: protein MSEHVEGLPEALDDDDHSSASSESSEEEDVPPQRTVAASLQPGFLQDMSITNEFHSVSGLEAGSLEVGQVFLDKKSAYQAINRYAIALHRQQKVKQSDKKELKVICIHTAKGCRGRVLARLKPGVCQSWHITKIVQHSCEQTGTLSNHCNVTARYVAQVMETIVQGSLNISVRALQKDAEDQIGFPVSYSKARRAKENIFKNLYGTYEEAYSYAPRMLHQIASANRGTQVWRRERQNPKNPGELILDRLFWAFAQTIQAFRHCRPVLSVDGTFLTGKYKGTLLVTIAADANNLLLPIEYAPVESENKDSWLWFLSCVKMGVVKERIGVCIISDRNTGLLSALNIIKESSEEWGWPDLEGRWCMRHLAANFYSKFKNKDWFKLFKRMCMHKTEAKMNAIWAGINGEIERAALPQREDRRGRRTAINLS, encoded by the coding sequence ATGAGTGAACACGTGGAGGGATTGCCGGAGGCGCTCGATGATGACGATCACTCTTCCGCGTCTTCCGAGTCAAGCGAAGAAGAAGATGTTCCTCCCCAGAGGACGGTCGCGGCGTCACTGCAACCTGGGTTTTTACAGGATATGAGCATCACAAATGAATTTCACTCTGTTTCTGGCCTAGAAGCGGGGAGCCTGGAGGTTGGGCAGGTTTTCCTAGACAAGAAGTCTGCTTACCAAGCAATTAATAGGTATGCAATCGCCCTCCACCGCCAGCAAAAAGTGAAGCAGTCTGATAAAAAAGAGTTGAAGGTCATATGCATCCACACCGCGAAAGGTTGCCGCGGAAGAGTTCTCGCTAGACTGAAGCCTGGGGTATGTCAGTCATGGCATATCACAAAAATAGTGCAGCATAGCTGTGAGCAAACTGGGACTCTTTCAAATCACTGCAATGTGACGGCAAGATATGTGGCACAGGTGATGGAAACGATTGTGCAGGGAAGTCTCAACATTAGTGTTAGGGCTTTGCAAAAAGATGCAGAAGATCAGATTGGCTTCCCTGTCAGCTACAGCAAGGCTAGGCGTGCGAAGGAAAATATATTCAAGAACTTGTATGGAACCTATGAGGAGGCCTATTCTTATGCCCCCAGAATGCTTCATCAGATAGCAAGTGCTAATAGGGGGACTCAAGTTTGGCGGAGAGAACGTCAGAACCCAAAGAACCCGGGTGAGCTAATCCTTGACCGCTTATTCTGGGCATTCGCCCAGACTATACAAGCCTTCAGGCACTGTCGCCCGGTATTATCAGTTGATGGTACCTTTCTCACTGGAAAGTACAAGGGCACACTATTGGTGACGATTGCAGCAGATGCAAATAATCTGCTTCTTCCTATTGAATACGCACCGGTCGAGAGCGAGAACAAAGATAGCTGGTTGTGGTTCCTGAGCTGCGTGAAGATGGGTGTCGTGAAAGAGCGTATAGGTGTTTGCATCATCTCTGATCGCAACACAGGATTATTAAGTGCTCTCAACATAATTAAGGAGTCGTCAGAAGAGTGGGGGTGGCCGGATCTAGAGGGAAGGTGGTGCATGCGGCATTTGGCAGCAAACTTTTACTCCAAATTCAAGAATAAGGATTGGTTCAAGTTATTCAAGAGGATGTGCATGCACAAAACTGAAGCCAAAATGAATGCCATCTGGGCAGGTATCAATGGTGAGATCGAGCGCGCGGCCTTGCCGCAGAGAGAAGACCGGAGGGGTCGAAGGACGGCCATAAATTTGAGCTAG